The Argopecten irradians isolate NY chromosome 6, Ai_NY, whole genome shotgun sequence genome has a window encoding:
- the LOC138324964 gene encoding actin-binding protein IPP-like → MVLNYPERFLESLYYLWEDEVFCDIQIHVGSQTFKAHRIVLSAGCEYFKAMFECGLMEQKADSVEIHGIDPPVFRNLLNFIYTGKVDIKEDNCQDVLAAANMFGLQEIIAQCCVFLKQKLHRENCLGIYQFAETHACEELKMDAEKFINNHFLHLSKEDEFSCLPVDLLIKLLKSEYLCIEDEHQVLQAGLNWVLHDPSSRRKHIFDILHQVRIPIVQEKQLSNILDNCSDLSTKVVIQKFVQDFHLERQISLKLHQNRIKPHMLNPRKCARKSIYVIGGNKQSDEWRWSDGVTVPTVEKFDTLTMDWTSMSDMQFPRSSHGAVVLNGQIYVVGGENDSLICDNVECFDPASNKWSSLPCLNYPRCGLGLCVANECIYAFGGWVGEELGDSVEKYDPETNQWIIDCIMPTPRHAMGVLECGGLIYLIGGLDADETDLTTVDSFNPVTKEWQQLPPLKVERSHLGVASLDGVLYAIGGLNHSEGDLMSAERYILDSDNWEEIAPLSDKRSAPCTATVNGHLYVIGGQKWTDRFSSYRHYCSNPVTLDSMECYDPKNNVWSKLPYMPMDRCRAAAVVL, encoded by the exons ATGGTGTTAAACTATCCTGAGCGTTTCCTTGAAAGCCTTTACTACTTATGGGAGGATGAAGTATTCTGTGACATTCAAATTCATGTTGGAAGCCAAACATTCAAGGCCCATCGTATAGTGTTGTCAGCTGGCTGTGAATACTTTAAGGCCATGTTTGAATGTGGACTGATGGAGCAGAAGGCAGACAGTGTAGAAATCCATGGCATAGATCCGCCTGTGTTTAGGAATctattgaattttatttatacag GAAAAGTTGACATCAAAGAAGATAACTGTCAGGATGTTCTTGCTGCAGCTAACATGTTCGGACTACAGGAAATCATTGCCCAATGTTGTGTGTTTCTGAAACAGAAGCTTCACCGTGAAAATTGTCTAG GAATTTATCAGTTTGCTGAGACACATGCTTGTGAGGAACTGAAGATGGATGCCGAGAAGTTTATAAACAACCACTTTCTGCACCTGTCAAAGGAAGATGAGTTTTCGTGTTTACCTGTGGATTTACTGATCAAGCTTTTGAAGAGTGAGTACCTTTGTATAGAAGATGAGCACCAAGTCCTGCAGGCAGGACTTAACTGGGTCCTCCATGATCCTAGCAGTCGCAGGaaacatatatttgatattttgcatCAGGTACGGATTCCAATTGTTCAAGAAAAGCAACTCTCTAACATTTTGGATAATTGCAGTGACCTTAGTACAAAAGTTGTCATCCAGAAATTTGTACAAGATTTCCATTTGGAGAGACAGATTTCTTTAAAACTGCATCAAAACAGAATCAAGCCTCACATGTTGAACCCAAGGAAATGTGCGAGGAAGAGTATTTATGTTATTGGTGGTAATAAACAGTCTGACGAATGGAGATGGAGCGACGGTGTTACTGTGCCAACCGTAGAAAAATTTGATACCCTCACCATGGACTGGACAAGCATGAGCGACATGCAGTTTCCAAGGAGTAGTCATGGAGCTGTAGTGTTAAACGGACAGATCTACGTCGTAGGAGGGGAAAATGATTCATTAATTTGTGATAACGTTGAATGTTTTGATCCGGCTAGTAACAAGTGGAGTTCTCTCCCCTGTCTGAACTACCCACGTTGTGGCCTTGGACTATGTGTGGCCAATGAATGTATCTATGCATTTGGAGGATGGGTTGGAGAAGAACTTGGGGACAGTGTGGAGAAATATGATCCAGAGACAAACCAGTGGATTATAGACTGTATAATGCCTACCCCTAGACATGCTATGGGCGTACTGGAATGTGGag GTCTGATATATCTAATAGGAGGGCTGGATGCAGATGAGACTGACCTGACAACTGTTGACAGTTTTAACCCTGTAACTAAAGAATGGcaacagttacctcccttaaaGGTAGAGAGGTCACACCTAGGCGTGGCCTCATTAGATGGAGTGTTATATGCGATCGGGGGATTAAACCACTCAGAAGGTGACCTTATGTCTGCAGAGAGATATATTCTTGATTCA GATAACTGGGAGGAAATCGCTCCCCTCTCTGACAAGCGGTCAGCTCCTTGTACGGCTACGGTGAacggtcatctctatgtaattGGTGGACAGAAGTGGACAGACCGGTTTTCTAGTTATAGACATTATTGCAGTAATCCAGTTACACTAGACAGCATGGAGTGCTACGACCCGAAGAATAATGTCTGGTCGAAGTTGCCTTATATGCCCATGGACCGCTGTAGAGCTGCGGCTGTCGTACTTTAG